The DNA region NNNNNNNNNNNNNNNNNNNNNNNNNNNNNNNNNNNNNNNNNNNNNNNNNNNNNNNNNNNNNNNNNNNNNNNNNNNNNNNNNNNNAGCCTCCGCTTCTCAGTTGCATCTGTCTTCACTCCCCCAATGTGCAAACTTCCTACCTTTAACCCTttctcttcatcctcttccGCTTGCACCGCTACCACCACTGTCCCTCCCACCGCCTCATATCTCCTTGTCGGGTCGCGGAGCTGTACTGTCGCCAAAACCGTTAGCGTTTTCTGCTTTCGCTTCTCCTTTTGCCACTCGTCAAGCGGAATGGTCGATTCGAGTGGATTCTTCTGACCTTTGGCAGCAGAAACTTCAAAAGGAGCATCATCCTCCACCATGTCAGCTTGAATCTTTAGTCCTTCAATCACCATTTCCTCTAGTTTCTGTAAAGAGGCGGCTAAAACCTCCTCTGCCGACGTCATTTGATTCTCCTCCACGTTCCAGATTCCGGTCATTATTCTTTCCCTTCTTCCGCTGCTCATCGCATTAGCCATCGTTTTAACAGCTGCAACAGTCCGTGCTGCGCTAGTGTTCGCTCGCTCTTTGTTCCTTCCCTGTATAATCGCTGATGCTATTCCTTCGAAAGCAACTTGCTCCCCTGTTTTGCCTATTAGCTCATCTATCGCCATAAGCGAACATATCTTCGACTCTAGTTCCTCACCCAAACCCGTCATTCTATGAAATAGTTCGAATCCAGTCGCTGATCCGGCTTCTGGTAGTACCTGTATTAGAGATTTTCAGATTCTAGGAATATTTTGTTATGGAAATGTTATTAATTCAGGGCCTTACCACAATCTGTTTTGAGATTTGCATAACGAGCTTAGGCGTGTCTTTCTTCATGACGACCGTGTCGAATGGGTTCATAGAAACTAAGTAACCACCGTCTCTTGTTTGAACAACACAACCAATACCTTTCCCGAGATCTGAGAGGTAATTCTCAGATTCATCGTCTACGGATTCGCCAGACCGCAGTTCGGAGATGTCCATTTTGTGCTGGTAAAATTTGAGCTTTTCGGTTTCTTTATCTTCAAGCAACTGAAGAAACTCCTTTGTCACCGTTTGTTCCTCTTCATCTAGCCTTTGTGACTCTGTTTCACCGTCTCCTCCATCACTCTCGTCTTTCATCATCGATTCGAGCGCTTTGATCTGTTTTGCAATCGAATCAAGCTCGGTAAGTCTCATTATGTGCCGAGGATCATCAACATTAGCATGTTGTTCCTTCAACTCGACGGATCTTTCACCAATGGTTCCATAAGATTTCTCAGTTTCTATGTCGTCATCAAACTCGACTCCTTTGTCCACAACTTCAAAATCAGGTTCCTCCTGCTCATCTTCAGCTCTCTGTTCTAACTCCTCTGTTTTCTGAACCGGTTTCTCCTCGGGCTCATCCAGATTCAAATGTTCCATTCCTTGAAAATCCGATCCTGGCTCCACGCCACTCGCTGGTGTCCAGGCTTGGCTCCGGCTTGTCATCTTCGGGCTGGGAACACTAAACGATGTCTTCGATTGCTTTCGCGCGAAGGAACCAGAGAAATTCTTAGCTTTACTACTCGGTTTTATCCCAAATTCACCTTGTTTACCGTAAATCCCAGCTCCACCATCTTTCTCCATGAtctgaaaccctaatttaagaACCAATTCACCCCCTTTAGCCTTCCCTGAAAGCCCCCAACTCATATCCCATTGCCTAACCCTAGCTCCTTTGTAACTCATCTTCTCCACCGACTCCTGAATCAACTCGCTCAAATCCACAATGTGCCTTCCTAACTCAAGTTCCTTGGCGTCCACGGCGAAGAGATAAATCAAAAACGGACGAGCCTCGAACTTGGCCGGAGCACCTTTCCCGTTCGCTGGCGAGTAGTACACATGGCACTTGATGAACAACGTCTCCTCAAAATCCGCAGAACCCTGAGAAACCCTACACGGCATCGTCTGAACGGCACtgtcttttgtttcctttttcctcaCGCAAACCCCAAGGCGTAGACCATTCATCGACGCTGGAAGATTCTGCGCCGCGACAACCTCCACTGACAACAAACAGCTCAGTTTTTGCATTCCGATCCGAACCAGCCCTCGAATCGGCTTCCAATTCCATAtccctttcttctcttccttggCACTAAATCCAGATGACGACTCCTCTGGTTTCTTGACACTTCTGTTGTTGTGAGTCacattctcttcctcttctaccTCAAGCTTTGGTCTCGACCGCCATGGAGACAACGACAAACGCCGAGCCCGGCGCTTCGATACTGTCAGATCCTCAATTCGTGCTGTAGTCACTTCATCGGCAGAGGTAACAAGCGATGGAACAGAACTGCGCGGTAGAGCGAGAGAGTTGGTTCTCCGGTTACCGACTGAAACCTGAGGTTTCTGGTAGAGGTTTTCACTTAAGGCTTCGAGTTCAGCGAGTAGCTGCGTGTTGGAACTCCTGCTACCGGAATATTCTCCTgccatgaagaagaagaagctattttatttttttgttccccAGGAGAAGGATAAGGAAGATGAGGGTTTAATTGGGGTTTGTGTGGTTATAGTTATTGATAGGTTTCATTGTTTCGGTCTGtccaaaatggaaaaaaatttattatttggtgAAGGGATTGGATGAGGATTTAGAATGTCGTGGCCTTCTCTCAACTCTGAAAGAGACACCAACCTTATGGTCCCAGATAATTTAATGCCGCCCGTATGGTTTCGTTCAACGTTTCAGAATCGTTAGTCCTATAGGCTAAAGCTACTGTGCGGTTGTTAAGAGTTTGTGAGGTGTAAAAGTACTATACACTATAATAAATGACAcgaaaaatttaatttttatttcatgtAGCTGCAGTGTTTCTATATTGTCCGTGTTTTATGTTAACACTTTTTGCCTAAGATTAAGATCATTACAGTTTGAAATTataaatcagtaaaaaaatattgtatacgTCTCTGTAACTACATTTTCAATCTAAAGGGTTTACCGAATTGAAGCTTCTTTCTCTGTCGAAGCCTCGTGATCGTGTCGACCCTGAAGTATCGTTCACTGATCCatcaatctttctcttcttgtttccgGACTTGGAAACGTCTTCTTTCTCATCCATGAGGGACAAGAATCTCTGTAGACGAGTGGAGCGCATGGAGGAAGAGTCATGGTTTTGCTGCTGATCTCTCGCAATGGCATCATCGCTTGGCTTTTTATAGAGCTGACGGATGATCTGAACAAAGTAGAGGAGGAGAGCGAGGAGACACGCAACTCCACATATGAGAAACAGTCCCCAGAAGCTTTTAAGATGAAGCCTGTCTGATTCGAGCTCTGCGTTCTCTAGAGTGCATGCGTTCTTCATTAGCCATTTGTCGTGTATCCTCTGCAAATCTCCGTTCTCTGCCAGCTCCAAGATCGCTGTTGATAGATCTATTGCGAGTGGAGAGTCTCTAGGAAATGCCTATGCAAAACCATTCATACTTACGAAATGAGCATATATAAGAAACCAAATACAGTAGTAAGAATATTTTATACTTACAAATCCCCAGCCGCTTTTGGTGAACTCCTGACCAACGATCCTATAGGCGCAGTTGCTGGAGAGGAAGAGTTCGACATAGGGACGTTCATCAACAATAGCGGCAACGCCTCCTTTGCTTGGTCCATCTTTTAAAGCCTTGGCATAGGCTTCAGGTGTTCCAAGTGCGAGAAGCCGTGACTCTGATATGTTGAGTTCATTCCGCAAATAATACTCTGCAAATGAACCCACCTGATACCCGATCGGATCATCCCTTTCTCTAAGGCTTTCAATTCCCTTGATGGGTGAGGAGAGCTGCTGAACTGTCAGAATCGATGTGAGACTAGCCGTGTAGCTCGAGTTTATTATTAGTACAACAAATAGCCATATGATCAGAACCAACCGCCCAAGTGTACTAATTGTGTTCTCTCCTGCCAAAACCAAGGCAAAAGACTTGTGTCAGTCAAAATACAGCAATCACTCTAGTGACCAGtaagttttcttttcatttttcccACGTACTATGCGCAAAAAACATGGTCGAGAAGCTAAACCTGCAGATATCAAGCAAACGATAAATGGATCagcagaagaaaacatgaagTTAAGAAAAGTGGGACTTTGTTCTATCTATGCTACTCCTAGCAAACTGACCAAAGAATTGTGACGCATTGTCTCTTCGGCGGGCCTCTGAATTCATCGTTAGTCCTATGCTCCAAGATCCAAACAACAATGCCAACAAAGAGAAAGCAGCAACCCGTGACTGCCCACATAAGCCGATTGAAAGGTCGGAGAAAGGCCCAAGCTCCTGAATTCAGTTTCTTAAAGGGAGCAACAACAACTAGTCCAGATGCTGCATACGGTTGTGTAAAATCCACAATCTTTGTCCGGTTTGTTACAATGGCAACATCACCCACTACCCCATCAAAATTCTGTAAGTAATTTCCATTTTAAAAGTAAGGAGAaacgggaagaagaagaaaaaagaaacacatgACATTTAAAATAACTTTCATTAGAAAGAACGTATAATAAAATAGGCACTCACACCAGATGTAATCATCTCAACCATATGCGTGTAGCTCGGGTTCTCCTTCCCGTTTCCATAAGGAATAAACTTGACAGGGACTGCATACGGTAAGAGATTCACAGCAGCTGTGAAGACATCAATGCAGAA from Camelina sativa cultivar DH55 chromosome 3, Cs, whole genome shotgun sequence includes:
- the LOC104777633 gene encoding protein PLASTID MOVEMENT IMPAIRED 1 isoform X4 translates to MAGEYSGSRSSNTQLLAELEALSENLYQKPQVSVGNRRTNSLALPRSSVPSLVTSADEVTTARIEDLTVSKRRARRLSLSPWRSRPKLEVEEEENVTHNNRSVKKPEESSSGFSAKEEKKGIWNWKPIRGLVRIGMQKLSCLLSVEVVAAQNLPASMNGLRLGVCVRKKETKDSAVQTMPCRVSQGSADFEETLFIKCHVYYSPANGKGAPAKFEARPFLIYLFAVDAKELELGRHIVDLSELIQESVEKMSYKGARVRQWDMSWGLSGKAKGGELVLKLGFQIMEKDGGAGIYGKQGEFGIKPSSKAKNFSGSFARKQSKTSFSVPSPKMTSRSQAWTPASGVEPGSDFQGMEHLNLDEPEEKPVQKTEELEQRAEDEQEEPDFEVVDKGVEFDDDIETEKSYGTIGERSVELKEQHANVDDPRHIMRLTELDSIAKQIKALESMMKDESDGGDGETESQRLDEEEQTVTKEFLQLLEDKETEKLKFYQHKMDISELRSGESVDDESENYLSDLGKGIGCVVQTRDGGYLVSMNPFDTVVMKKDTPKLVMQISKQIVVLLEAGSATGFELFHRMAGLGEELESKICSLMAIDELIGKTGEQVAFEGIASAIIQGRNKERANTSAARTVAAVKTMANAMSSGRRERIMTGIWNVEENQMTSAEEVLAASLQKLEEMVIEGLKIQADMVEDDAPFEVSAAKGQKNPLESTIPLDEWQKEKRKQKTLTVLATVQLRDPTRRYEAVGGTVVVAVQAEEDEEKGLKVGSLHIGGVKTDATEKRRLTAAQWLVEHGMGKKGKKKSNVKKKEKEAEEAMLWSLSSRVMADMWLKSIRNPDVKLHS